One region of Danaus plexippus chromosome 16 unlocalized genomic scaffold, MEX_DaPlex mxdp_23, whole genome shotgun sequence genomic DNA includes:
- the LOC116771699 gene encoding cuticle protein-like — MDYVAAIACLLALTTSSTVDGSLADLVYAPGHASVDYYAYPRYAFEYAVRDPHTGDNKAHWEKRDGDVVIGAYSLVEPDGSLRVVEYRADDKSGFNAVVKRIGPNVHPVTPIYKAPLPLIGYKSELPLSIGPVTGLLNLGGAPLLNKYSGSATSSANVYKTAGPAVVEEVLPLGKIIPAPIYNSEIISEPIYKEPIIQRPIYKDPITSYPLYKEPIISAPIYKDQIIPESIYKLPIFQESIYKSPLLSSPLIKAGPIYSPALRNLENVPYDGIDYTLLGKGLLNYKGSLDYKGLLDKIPLIYKGGLGYGH; from the exons ATGGATTACGTTGCCGCG ATAGCATGCCTGCTAGCTCTAACGACGTCGTCGACGGTTGACGGCTCATTAGCTGATCTCGTATACGCGCCTGGACATGCTTCTGTGGACTATTac GCCTACCCTCGATACGCCTTTGAGTACGCCGTACGAGACCCCCACACTGGTGATAATAAAGCACACTGGGAGAAACGGGATGGCGATGTAGTTATAG ggGCTTATTCTCTGGTGGAACCTGACGGCAGTTTGCGTGTTGTGGAGTATCGCGCTGATGACAAGAGCGGTTTCAACGCTGTGGTTAAGCGAATCGGACCCAATGTTCACCCAGTAACACCCATATACAAAGCACCATTACCACTCATTGGATACAAGTCAGAGCTGCCACTTTCAATCGGACCTGTGACGGGACTTTTGAATCTAGGCGGTGCTCCactattaaacaaatacagcGGAAgtgcgacttcgtccgcaaatgtttacaaaactGCTGGACCCGCTGTAGTTGAAGAAGTGCTACCGCTGGGGAAAATTATCCCTGCTCCTATCTATAATTCAGAAATTATATCTGAACCCATCTATAAAGAGCCGATAATTCAAAGACCCATCTATAAAGATCCAATAACTTCGTATCCACTATATAAGGAACCAATAATATCAGCACCTATCTATAAGGATCAGATTATTCCGGAATCCATCTACAAGTTACCGATTTTCCAAGAATCTATATACAAATCCCCCCTTCTTTCATCTCCACTAATAAAAGCTGGACCTATATACTCTCCAGCTCTTAGGAATCTGGAAAATGTTCCCTATGATGGTATCGATTATACTCTTTTAGGTAAAGGtctattaaattacaaaggaTCTCTAGATTACAAAGGACTTTTAGACAAAATACCCTTAATATATAAGGGTGGATTAGGATATGGCCATTAA
- the LOC116771700 gene encoding cuticle protein 8-like yields MKIILVVSCLIAATVANQPSILSYDILEGTSQKNYDFEYSVNDPSTGDNKAQWEVREGDVVRGAYSLVEPGGSIRIVEYTADPIRGFNSKMRRIGPKSHPPTVRVAAAPVVVAEVEEEPQVAPIAIEKQEVIEPVVPVKSYSPIYDSIALPRPIYEPILDYGPMISPIEPEPAYLKYLNSFSNPGVTISGKSYGHKGNIARRWAIGPINHGEKVTIKTRN; encoded by the exons atgaaaataatactgGTG gtaTCCTGCCTGATAGCCGCTACGGTCGCTAATCAGCCCAGTATATTATCCTATGATATATTGGAAGGGACC tcgCAAAAAAACTATGACTTCGAATACTCGGTGAATGATCCATCGACCGGTGATAACAAAGCGCAGTGGGAGGTTCGCGAAGGTGATGTAGTTAGAGGAGCATACTCCTTGGTAGAGCCTGGTGGCAGCATTAGGATTGTTGAGTACACTGCTGATCCTATCCGCGGCTTCAATTCAAAGATGAGGAGAATAGGACCGAAATCACATCCGCCTACTGTAAGGGTTGCTGCCGCTCCAGTAGTAGTCGCAGAGGTAGAGGAAGAACCTCAAGTGGCGCCAATAGCAATTGAAAAGCAGGAAGTCATCGAACCCGTGGTCCCCGTCAAATCTTATTCACCCATCTACGACTCAATTGCCCTACCAAGGCCTATTTACGAACCAATTCTAGACTACGGCCCCATGATTTCCCCCATTGAACCAGAGCCAGCATATTTGAAATACCTCAACTCTTTTTCGAATCCAGGAGTAACAATAAGCGGTAAAAGTTACGGCCACAAAGGAAATATTGCCCGCAGGTGGGCGATTGGTCCCATCAATCATGGGGAAAAAGTGACCATCAAAACAAGGAACTAA
- the LOC116771698 gene encoding guanine nucleotide exchange factor subunit Rich — MYFPIGWPKVLKNLGTESIMQIVSNRDKILFASLSEECFAVWFCKPSVPIVYHRRTSESIQRLGVNVGIEWKPDSSMICISTSEGHLILYNVESQNEQSAYQQCDPPTASLRRDSAELFVKEVITSLKITLFKEILVWDGHITRMCCISGTEILVCTTRAHLLRYRWDGSQNRDYCLDLGRIPFSINQQVSKAEPILEDNTHVNDIEYSPLVCGFGITLNDGRAAYLTAPNLKFDPNAVQGIWAQGIDDATCVRVNHKFRLIAIGRRNSQIDVFTIDELTGGLELSHTMLLSSKDFPGDPGPVKCMRWSGDGRAVAACWERGGVSVWSTFGALLACSLAWDYGLSRDLAKDNPLVVCSMEWATEGYQLWMVKVEDETRSNLIQMDFVKSPLTVNPCMSNQRHLYLQADDKLYINLEDNLTRRTKITMDDFSDLYQENGNDQSLEYESAAKYKEFVDDNECRKQWTVLQLPATYIASNWPLRYSAVDTSGAHVCVAGRAGLAHYSSVSRRWKLFGNEAQERDFVVTAGLLWWRDYIIAGCYSMTSSHDELRLYPRDSKLDSRLARLVRAHAQVLTMDVLADQLVVFGADALVSIYELTRIDNMGNVEVRCVQAVDVSALSHPACVLQASLCRLQDAPDSLIINASGKLMMVQREEYDVDEDNNPAYSCLPATVLASCVESVWSGSGTGTQTQLSRALWLWCGSLGARVWLPLIPREATRRTDSSRHTFMAKRIMLPFHLDIYPLTILFDDAILLGAENDTTLYSSDSNLVFSLPFCVINRTSQVYLHQILRQLLRRNLGYHAWEIARSCAQLPYFPHSLELLLHEVLEEEATSKEPIPDAQLPSVIEFVHEFPVYLQTVVQCARKTEIALWPYLFSAAGKPKELFQECLQKNMLDTAATYLIILQNLESSSVSRQLATQLLDTALQHQRWDLARDLVRFLKAIDPNDVDSPRSSMNVQTKYGQVVQSQTVSPNAEDLSVILGSMQLAGGRGRSFSTTVAPREPSPPAGASQPAARRSTAATPAPAAVKRKKSVPATSEKEAYTGTAEEFFIDMMIQRHARLLLSTARLVSLGRLAASLDLHLVGWLAGEKERAARVDNAVLCLKRLHEDFNWPYPTLTEEQVAEIESSIGPMFPARGDSQCGDSGYLSLSLRAPDHAAAPPAPLSSVGECSVAEGGAAAWGEELAEEGRDGLGCSGPGGVGGDPHEERRYVALMEKLHHHQAERGDHTARVQLGYFLQLMMEASCVEWALVLSVALRDALAVLRCTNAARGADVSPAAAARLRDAHVQLRMWADTDCVGYRPFMLAISNQIPVLTSIVNAGNPATFVTNEKRGRSSRTSSVSELKQQEAKHPAPKKAQEITKQVRKDSPVTMPEPEDPMNMTRPTLQHTEEASNCAIM; from the exons atgtattttcccATAGGATGGCCCAAAGTTCTGAAGAACTTAGGAACAGAATCAATTATGCAAATAGTGTCCAATAgagacaaaattttgtttgcatCACTAAGCGAAGAATGTTTTGCTGTTTGGTTTTGTAAG CCTAGTGTTCCAATAGTATACCACAGACGTACATCAGAATCTATACAAAGACTTGGAGTGAATGTTGGCATTGAATGGAAACCAGATTCATCAATGATATGCATATCG ACATCGGAGGGccatttgatattatataatgtggaATCTCAAAATGAACAATCAGCATATCAGCAGTGTGATCCACCAACGGCAAGCCTTAGAAGAGATTCAGCGGAACTGTTTGTCAAAGAAGTTATAACATCACTGAAAATCACTTTG TTCAAAGAGATCCTTGTATGGGACGGTCATATAACAAGAATGTGTTGTATATCAGGCACAGAAATACTCGTGTGCACTACAAGAGCTCATCTACTGAGATATCGTTGGGACGGCAGTCAAAATAGGGACTACTGTCTGGATCTTGGAAGGATCCCATTTTCTATCAATCAACAAGTCTCGAAAG CCGAACCAATTCTAGAAGACAACACACATGTCAACGACATTGAGTATTCTCCACTAGTGTGTGGTTTTGGCATAACTTTAAACGATGGCAGAGCGGCTTATCTCACAGCACCCAATCTTAAGTTTGATCCCAAC gcAGTACAGGGTATTTGGGCTCAGGGCATCGACGACGCTACCTGTGTCAGAGTGAACCACAAGTTCCGGCTCATAGCTATTGGTAGGAGgaa TTCACAAATAGATGTTTTCACCATCGACGAGTTGACGGGTGGGTTGGAACTCTCCCACACTATGCTCCTCAGTTCAAAGGACTTTCCTGGTGACCCTGGACCGGTTAAATGTATGAG GTGGTCGGGCGACGGTCGCGCGGTGGCAGCTTGTTGGGAACGTGGCGGAGTGTCCGTTTGGAGCACCTTTGGAGCCCTGCTCGCGTGTTCCCTGGCGTGGGACTACGGCCTAAGTCGAGATCTCGCCAAGGACAACCCTCTAGTCGTGTGCAGTATG GAGTGGGCGACGGAAGGCTATCAGCTCTGGATGGTGAAAGTCGAGGACGAGACAAGGTCCAATTTGATACAAATGGATTTCGTTAAAAGCCCCCTCACTGTAAATCCTTGTATG AGCAACCAAAGACATCTGTACTTGCAAGCCGATGACAAGCTGTACATCAATTTAGAGGACAACCTGACCCGGCGTACCAAAATAACAATGGATGATTTCTCCGACCTGTATCAAGAGAATGGCAACGACCAGTCCTTGGAGTACGAGAGCGCGGCCAAGTACAAGGAGTTTGTTGACGATAACGAGTGCAGGAAGCAGTGGACAGTGCTGCAACTGCCAGCCACTTACATAGCCAGCAATTGGCCCTTGAGA TACAGTGCGGTGGACACGAGCGGGGCCCACGTGTGTGTAGCGGGCCGGGCGGGCCTCGCACACTATAGCAGTGTATCGCGACGATGGAAGTTGTTCGGTAACGAGGCCCAGGAGAGAGACTTCGTGGTCACCGCGGGCCTGCTGTGGTGGAGGGACTATATCATAGCGG GCTGCTACAGCATGACGTCATCGCACGACGAGCTCCGCCTGTACCCCCGAGACTCCAAGCTAGACTCCCGCCTGGCTCGCCTCGTCCGCGCCCACGCGCAGGTCCTCACCATGGACGTGTTGGCCGACCAGCTCGTCGTGTTCGGAGCTGACGCGCTCGTCTCCATATACGAGCTCACCAGGATCGATAACA TGGGGAACGTAGAGGTGCGCTGTGTGCAGGCGGTGGACGTGTCCGCTCTGTCTCACCCGGCCTGCGTGCTACAGGCCTCCCTCTGCCGGCTACAGGACGCACCAGATTCCTTG ATAATAAACGCTAGTGGAAAACTGATGATGGTCCAAAGAGAAGAATACGACGTCGACGAAGACAATAACCCG GCTTATAGCTGTCTTCCAGCGACAGTACTGGCCTCATGCGTGGAGAGCGTGTGGTCTGGCAGTGGCACGGGCACGCAGACTCAGCTCTCTAGAGCTTTGTGGCTATGGTGTGGCTCGCTAGGGGCGAGGGTGTGGCTACCGCTTATACCACGCGAAGCCACACGTCGGACCGACTCTTCACGACACACATTCATGGCTAAGAGGATCATGCTGCCTTTTCATCTTGACATATACCCTCTGA CAATTCTATTTGATGACGCTATTCTTCTGGGAGCCGAAAACGACACTACTCTATACTCATCGGATTCAAACTTGGTCTTTTCGCTGCCGTTCTGTGTGATCAATAGGACG AGTCAAGTCTACTTGCACCAGATCCTTCGTCAGCTGCTTCGTCGTAATCTTGGCTATCACGCGTGGGAGATAGCTCGGTCCTGCGCCCAGCTTCCTTATTTCCCCCACTCCTTGGAACTTCTGCTGCACGAGGTCCTGGAGGAGGAGGCCACCAGTAAGGAACCTATTCCCGACGCACAACTACCAAGCGTTATAGAATTCGTACATGAATTTCCCGTTTACTTACAG ACAGTCGTACAATGTGCAAGAAAGACTGAAATAGCTTTGTGGCCATATTTATTCTCTGCTGCTGGAAAACCCAAGGAGCTGTTCCAAGAATGTTTGCAGAAGAACATGCTCGATACGGCAGcgacttatttaattatattacag AACTTGGAGAGTTCATCCGTGAGTCGTCAGCTGGCGACCCAACTCCTAGACACAGCCCTGCAACACCAGCGGTGGGACTTGGCCAGGGACCTCGTGAGGTTCCTTAAAGCCATTG ATCCCAACGACGTGGACTCGCCGAGGAGTTCCATGAACGTTCAGACGAAGTACGGTCAGGTGGTGCAGTCACAGACCGTCAGTCCCAACGCCGAGGATCTGTCGGTCATACTAGGCAGCATGCAG TTGGCGGGTGGTCGCGGCCGTAGTTTCAGTACTACAGTAGCGCCCCGGGAGCCTTCGCCCCCCGCGGGCGCTTCCCAGCCGGCCGCTCGACGCTCCACTGCCGCCACCCCCGCGCCCGCCGCCGTCAAGAGGAAGAAGTCAGTACCAGCCACCAGTGAAAA AGAGGCCTACACTGGGACAGCTGAAGAATTCTTCATCGATATGATGATACAGAGACACGCTCGTCTGTTACTGTCTACGGCTCGTCTGGTGTCCCTGGGCCGGCTGGCGGCGTCCCTGGACCTGCACCTGGTGGGCTGGCTGGCCGGGGAGAAGGAGAGAGCGGCCAGGGTTGACAACGCTGTGCTATGTCTCAAGAGACTACATGAAGACTTCAACTGGCCCTACCCGACCCTCACCGAGGAACAGGTCGCCGAGATAGAGAGCAGCATCGGTCCCA TGTTTCCTGCTCGCGGTGACAGCCAGTGCGGGGATAGTGGCTACTTGTCGCTGTCCCTCCGAGCCCCCGACCACGCCGCAGCACCACCAGCGCCGCTCAG TTCCGTCGGTGAGTGCAGCGTTGCGGAGGGCGGTGCTGCGGCGTGGGGGGAGGAGTTAGCGGAGGAGGGGAGAGACGGTCTGGGGTGTTCGGGGCCGGGGGGAGTGGGGGGAGACCCGCACGAGGAGCGGCGGTACGTCGCGCTCATGGAGAAACTACACCATCACCAGGCAGAGAGGGGGGACCACACGGCGCGTGTACAACTCGG TTATTTCCTGCAGCTGATGATGGAGGCTAGTTGTGTGGAGTGGGCGCTGGTGTTGTCGGTGGCGCTCCGGGACGCGCTGGCCGTCCTCCGCTGTACGAACGCGGCTCGCGGAGCGGACGTGTcgcccgccgccgccgcccgcCTCCGGGACGCACACGTGCAGCTCCGGATGTGGGCCGACACAGACTG cGTCGGCTACAGACCGTTCATGTTGGCCATAAGTAACCAGATCCCGGTTCTAACGTCCATTGTCAACGCTGGCAATCCCGCTACATTCGTGACGAACGAGAAGAGAGGTAGGTCGTCCAGGACCAGCTCGGTGTCGGAACTTAAGCAACAGGAAGCGAAACATCCCGCGCCTAAGAAAGCACAGGAAATAACTAAGCAAGTCAGAAAAGACTCGCCCGTCACAATGCCGGAACCGGAAGACCCCATGAATATGACACGACCGACGCTACAACACACAGAAGAAGCGTCTAACTGTGCCATTATGTGA